A single genomic interval of bacterium harbors:
- a CDS encoding biotin/lipoyl-containing protein codes for MDQQAAKRVEVRAPMSGIFYRKPAPDQPPFVEVGDKVKKKQVLALLETMKVFQKVKSPADGRIVEIIAQNESPVKDNDLMFVIQQED; via the coding sequence ATGGATCAGCAGGCTGCCAAACGCGTGGAAGTGAGGGCTCCCATGTCCGGCATTTTTTACCGAAAACCCGCCCCAGACCAACCACCCTTTGTGGAGGTGGGAGACAAGGTCAAGAAGAAACAGGTCTTGGCACTTCTAGAGACCATGAAGGTCTTTCAAAAGGTGAAATCTCCTGCAGACGGTAGAATAGTTGAAATAATTGCACAGAATGAATCACCGGTGAAAGACAACGATCTGATGTTTGTGATTCAGCAGGAGGACTAG
- the accC gene encoding acetyl-CoA carboxylase biotin carboxylase subunit — MFRKVLVANRGEIALRVIRACREMGIQSVAVFSEADKESLHVRMADQAVCIGPPPSSKSYLNLEAIMEAAKATGVEAVHPGYGYLAEEEELAMACQRENLVFIGPTPENLRLAGDKILAKQTVARAGVPVLPSSHGAIGSLEEALSWADRIGYPVLIKAAGGGGGRGIRVCQNEEDLREEYPIAKAEAKAAFGNDEVYMEKRITSARHVEFQILADVRGEVVHLGERECTIQRRYQKLIEESPSPSLSPGLRDQMGHAAVAAARAVNYRNAGTVEFLLDPEGRFYFMEINARIQVEHPVTEQVTGLDLVKEQIRIAWEEPLMPFLKQIKPSGWALECRINAEDPQKGFLPCPGLVEELKVPGGFGVRVDTHLYQGYELPMYYDSLVAKLISYDRTRQGAISVMRRALKEFVIHPIRTTIPLHLRILEDPDFLAGRFDTEFVKRFFPQQEDEQD; from the coding sequence ATGTTTCGTAAGGTGCTGGTTGCCAATCGTGGAGAAATAGCCCTCAGGGTCATTCGGGCCTGCAGGGAAATGGGGATTCAAAGCGTAGCCGTGTTCTCGGAGGCAGACAAGGAAAGCCTTCATGTGCGCATGGCTGATCAGGCAGTGTGCATAGGGCCTCCTCCCAGCTCCAAGAGCTACCTAAACCTGGAGGCCATCATGGAGGCAGCCAAGGCAACAGGGGTTGAGGCCGTGCACCCAGGATACGGGTATCTGGCCGAGGAAGAAGAACTGGCCATGGCTTGTCAAAGGGAAAACCTGGTTTTCATCGGCCCAACTCCCGAGAACTTGAGGTTGGCTGGAGACAAGATTCTGGCCAAACAGACCGTGGCCAGGGCAGGAGTGCCTGTTCTGCCCAGCAGCCATGGAGCAATAGGCTCCCTGGAAGAGGCCTTGTCATGGGCAGATCGCATCGGCTATCCGGTCCTGATCAAGGCGGCCGGGGGCGGGGGAGGACGGGGAATCCGGGTCTGCCAGAATGAGGAAGATCTCAGGGAAGAATATCCCATAGCCAAGGCAGAGGCCAAGGCAGCCTTCGGAAACGATGAAGTTTACATGGAAAAGAGAATAACCTCTGCCCGCCATGTGGAGTTCCAAATCCTGGCGGATGTCAGAGGAGAGGTGGTGCATCTGGGCGAAAGAGAGTGCACCATCCAGAGAAGATACCAGAAACTCATAGAGGAGTCCCCCTCCCCTTCTTTGAGTCCTGGACTCAGGGACCAGATGGGCCACGCGGCCGTGGCTGCGGCCAGAGCCGTCAATTACCGCAATGCTGGCACGGTGGAGTTCTTGTTGGACCCAGAAGGGCGTTTCTACTTCATGGAGATCAATGCCAGGATCCAGGTGGAGCACCCCGTGACAGAGCAAGTCACAGGTCTGGACCTGGTCAAGGAGCAGATCCGAATAGCTTGGGAAGAGCCCTTGATGCCCTTTCTAAAACAGATCAAGCCCAGTGGCTGGGCCCTGGAATGCAGGATCAATGCAGAGGATCCTCAAAAGGGTTTCCTGCCCTGCCCGGGCCTGGTTGAGGAGCTCAAAGTTCCTGGTGGCTTCGGGGTTAGAGTGGACACACATCTGTACCAGGGCTATGAGTTGCCCATGTATTATGACTCACTGGTGGCCAAGCTCATCTCTTATGACAGGACGCGCCAGGGCGCCATCTCGGTCATGAGGCGGGCGCTCAAGGAGTTCGTCATTCACCCCATACGCACCACCATCCCTCTTCATCTTAGGATCCTTGAGGATCCGGATTTCTTAGCAGGTCGCTTTGACACTGAGTTTGTCAAGAGGTTTTTTCCCCAGCAGGAGGATGAGCAGGACTGA
- a CDS encoding MBL fold metallo-hydrolase — protein MRVRQPGRVCEGLWLLGTEESCVYFLEGKNSSMLISGGMSYIVPDVLRQITEFGLDPTRVSRLLILHAHFDHVGIAPYLKRQWPHLELLASKRAWELLQTPKVLETINSFSRAVAARMDCLGVLDDYDWQWRTDILGSRVGEGDSIDLGDLEIQILETPGHSSCSITAWVPRWEAVFASDAGGIPFKDTIITSGNSDFTLYQKNLERLRGLPVKYVCADHYGYVCGEEAGEFMARASQIAAGLRKEMEELYLQSLDIEEAARELTRRFYFRNPDYLLTPEIFQGVFKQMVRHVAGQMSLSPAHPPAGEKTS, from the coding sequence ATGAGGGTGAGACAACCTGGTAGAGTGTGTGAAGGGCTGTGGCTATTGGGCACAGAAGAGTCATGCGTATATTTCTTGGAGGGCAAGAATAGTTCCATGCTGATCAGCGGAGGCATGTCTTACATAGTTCCGGATGTTCTGAGACAGATCACAGAATTTGGGCTGGATCCTACCCGAGTTTCCAGGCTATTGATCCTGCATGCCCACTTCGATCATGTAGGAATAGCCCCTTATCTGAAAAGACAGTGGCCACACCTGGAGCTGCTGGCTTCCAAGAGAGCCTGGGAGCTTCTGCAGACCCCCAAGGTCCTTGAGACCATAAACTCATTCTCCAGGGCTGTGGCAGCCAGAATGGATTGCCTGGGAGTGTTGGATGATTACGACTGGCAATGGCGGACCGATATCCTGGGCAGTAGGGTGGGAGAGGGGGATAGCATTGATCTGGGAGACCTGGAGATCCAGATCTTGGAGACCCCAGGGCATTCCTCCTGTTCCATAACTGCGTGGGTGCCCCGATGGGAAGCTGTGTTTGCCTCTGACGCGGGGGGAATTCCCTTTAAAGACACCATCATCACATCCGGGAATTCTGACTTCACCCTATACCAGAAAAACCTGGAACGCTTGAGGGGCTTGCCGGTTAAATACGTCTGCGCAGACCACTATGGCTATGTTTGTGGAGAAGAGGCCGGGGAGTTCATGGCCAGGGCAAGCCAGATTGCTGCAGGGCTGAGAAAAGAGATGGAGGAACTCTATTTGCAAAGCCTAGACATTGAGGAGGCGGCCAGAGAGCTAACCAGAAGATTCTATTTTCGGAACCCCGATTACCTTCTTACACCCGAAATCTTTCAAGGGGTTTTCAAACAAATGGTCCGCCATGTGGCTGGGCAGATGAGTCTCAGTCCTGCTCATCCTCCTGCTGGGGAAAAAACCTCTTGA